In Bacillus pumilus, the sequence GTAGCGCTTAAAGTCTTCACTGTCTGCATCCGGCCAGCCCATTGTAGAGAATGGCCAAAGCGCTGAACTAAACCATGTATCTAGGACATCGTTATCTTGTTCCCAGTTCTCAATATCTTCTGGCGCTTCCAGTCCAACGTATACTTCTTTCGTTTCTTTATGGTACCAAGCCGGAATGCGGTGTCCCCACCATAGCTGACGAGAAATACACCAGTCACGGATATTTTCCATCCAGTGTAAATACGTCTTTTCAAATCGATCCGGAACAAATTGGACTTGGTCATCACCTTTTTGCAGGTTGATGGCTTCATCCGCCAGCGGCTGCATTTTCACAAACCATTGTGTAGATAAATATGGTTCAACTACAGCTCCGCTTCGCTCACTATGACCAACTGAATGCATATGATCCTCAATTTTGAATAAAATACCTTCTTCTTGTAAATCTTTCACTAGCTGTTTACGGCATTCGAAGCGGTCCATTCCTTTGTATTGCAGCGCATTTGCATTCATTGTGCCATCTTCATTCATAACAAGAATTCGCTCTAGCTCATGGCGGTTTCCAAGCTCAAAATCATTCGGGTCATGAGCAGGTGTAATTTTCACAGCACCTGAACCAAACTCCATATCGACATAGTCATCACCGACGATTGGGATCTCACGTCCTGTAATTGGTAAAATGACTGTTTTTCCAATCAAATGCTGATAGCGTTCGTCTTCAGGATGCACAGCTACTGCCGTATCTCCAAGCATTGTTTCAGGTCTTGTTGTCGCAATTTCAATTGAACCTGTTCCATCTGCCAGCGGATATCTCAAGTGATAAAACGCCCCTTGAACATCCTTATAAATCACTTCAATATCAGAAAGTGCAGTCTTTGTTGCTGGATCCCAGTTAATGATGTACTCTCCGCGATAGATAAGCCCTTTTTCATATAATTGGACAAACACTTGGCGTACAGCTTTATTCAGACCTTCATCTAATGTAAAACGTTCACGCGAGTAATCTAGGCCAAGACCCATTTTCGCCCACTGGCTGCGAATAAAATCAGCATATTCTTCTTTCCACTTCCACGTTTCTTCCACAAACTTTTCGCGTCCGAGGTCATAACGGCTCACGCCTTCTTCGCGAAGCTTTGCCTCTACCTTTGCTTGAGTGGCAATACCGGCATGGTCCATCCCTGGAAGCCATAGAACGTCAAAGCCCTGCATCCGTTTCATGCGCGTCACGATGTCTTGAAGTGTTGAATCCCACGCATGCCCAAGATGCAATTTTCCTGTCACGTTTGGTGGAGGAATGACGACTGTATATGGATCTTTCGTTTTATCATTTTGCGCTTCGAAGAATTTCCCTTCAAGCCAGTACGTATAGCGGTCTTTTTCAATCGCATTTGGATCGTACTTTGTTGGCATTTCTTGATTATTTGTTCCCATTTGTGTTACCTCCACATTTTTTCGGCTGATGAAACATAAAAAAAGCCTTTCCATCCTTATAAAAGGACGAAAAAGCTTTTTCGCGGTACCACCTTTTTTCACGGAGCACATACATGTGTCCCGTACACTCTAAAGGATAACGGGGTTCTCCCGAATTTCTCTACTTGTTCATTCAAGAAATTAAGCTCACAGGCGACCTTCCAAACAAGCGCATCCTAGGAAACCTTTCAGCTATTGGTTTCCCTCTCTTTAGGGTCTTGCTCGTACTCTTCCTGGTCCATGCTTACGATATATCACGTTCATCAGCACATACTCATCTTTTATTAATATTACTAAATGCCTTTTGTTTTCGTCAATCATCTTTTCCGCTTTTCTTCTGCTTTATACAAATTGGGCAGGCACCCTTCGCTTTATTGCCCATATGATAATAACAAAATGAAGAAGGAGGGCGTTTGATTTTGAAGAAGTTCAATCCTTACACACTTCCCCCCTGGCTTAGACAAATTCGGGCAGTTGCCTCCCAAGTCGTTCTCCCGATCGCCATATTTCAAGGGTTTCGTACGATCATTTTCCCCACAACATTTGACGTCCTCATCCTAGGTATTCTTATTTTTCTCGCTTGTGCCTTTCACCTTGATTGGTTTTAAAAACTCACGTTTATGTATCGGTCATTCCTTTACAGAGAAATGATAAAGCCAACACAAAAACGCCTCGTCATTCTGCTGATGACGAGGCGTTTTGTTCTTCTTCAAGGCGTCTAGCCTGCTCAATCTCGTGAATCTTCATGACGGTCGGCTCTGAATTTTTCATTTGCCAATACGCTCTTAATAGCTGCTGACAGCTTTCCATCTCATCCTGCCCGCCTGCTTCATAGGCTTTCACCGTATCAAACAGACCTTGCGGATAAGCAAGGTAGCTTAAGAACAAATGAAGCTCTTCCTCCCGAAGAGGATTTCCTTTTTGATACGTATAAAACAAGGAAGTGCATTCAGGACAAGACGTAGGATAGGTTTTGAATGTCCGAAAGTAAAAGGTCAGAAGGTCATAAATGGGGGCGGCCTTTTTGGACCGCTCAAAGTTGGTGAAATGTCCTGTTCCTACATCATTATACAAAAAGTGATGGATCGATAATTGTCCATGATTTAACACAACACGTGTTGTCTCTTGATCTTTCATTTCCTCGTGCCAATCCTCTAATCGTTCAAGCGCAAATTCACTGGCAGACATAGCTTCTGAAAAATACATAGCAGCGGCCAGCTCAAATGGCGACATATACCAAGTTTGCTCTGCCCGCTCTATGAATCGTTCATACATGTCTTTCTCTGTTTCCCATTTGGCCTTGATTTGTGTGTAGTGAGCTTCAATTTCTTGCTCTGTGATGTCCATCATCACTTCAGTTCGTTTATGAAGTCTTGCAATCTCTTGAAATAAATATTCATGTTTATCGTCCTGCTCTTCTCTCTTTTCATTCGTCAGCCATGGCATGAGATAATATGCGTACTGGCTTTCCCGATGACTTGAGAAAAAGGAACCGCTCTTCGTCCGATAAATCGGCACAAAGGAGCGATATCCTTTTGATTCTAATTCAAGCATTTGCTCTGTAAACTGCATTTGTCGATTTGCTTTTACTCGCTTTAGTGCAAATACACCCTGCTTTGTATACACCTTGACGACAGCAGGACTGACAGGTTCAATGTATTCAGCCTCAAGCCCGTATTCGTATAGGACAGATTGAATTTCATCCACGTTCACTCACCACATTTTCTCGGTCGGTCATCGCTTGCTATGCATTGCTTTTTTGATATTCAGGAATATATAGAACCTGCCCTTCTTCAAGCTCCGCATCGACCGATAATGAGTTCGTTCGAAGGAGCTGCTGCACATTCAACTGATATCGCTCACAAATGCGATCGACCGTATCTTCTTGCTGTACTATACAAATTTTCATGCGAGAAAAATCTTCCTCCTCCTGCTTAGCGAACAGCTTCGTTAAATAAAGAGAATTCTCACTGCCAGACGTTTCTCTCACTTCATTTTCAGGCTCCTCCGCTTCTTGGGCAGACTCATACACCTTTGGTTCTTCCCGTTCATATAATCGCTCTATTTGGTAAGTGTCATCCCGCTCCTCCTGCACCGGTTCCATATGATAAGCAGGTGGTTCAAATGCCGGATAAGCTGGAATCGTTTCTTCTTGCTCTTCAGCTGCTTCAGGGTCTTTTCTCACTTCCACCTCAAAGAACGTCTCATCTCGCTCCTCTTCTTCTAATAGCTTAGGCGGTTCAAAAAATGGCGGCTCTAGCACCTGAGCTTCGGGGAAGGAGCGATAACCAAGTGTCACTGCTTCTGCTTGGTCCTCCGGTTCTTCCGGTTCTTCCCGTTCTTCCAATTCTTCCGTCTCTTCCTCTTCTTCCATACTCAACTGCTCTATTTCAATTTCT encodes:
- a CDS encoding valine--tRNA ligase gives rise to the protein MGTNNQEMPTKYDPNAIEKDRYTYWLEGKFFEAQNDKTKDPYTVVIPPPNVTGKLHLGHAWDSTLQDIVTRMKRMQGFDVLWLPGMDHAGIATQAKVEAKLREEGVSRYDLGREKFVEETWKWKEEYADFIRSQWAKMGLGLDYSRERFTLDEGLNKAVRQVFVQLYEKGLIYRGEYIINWDPATKTALSDIEVIYKDVQGAFYHLRYPLADGTGSIEIATTRPETMLGDTAVAVHPEDERYQHLIGKTVILPITGREIPIVGDDYVDMEFGSGAVKITPAHDPNDFELGNRHELERILVMNEDGTMNANALQYKGMDRFECRKQLVKDLQEEGILFKIEDHMHSVGHSERSGAVVEPYLSTQWFVKMQPLADEAINLQKGDDQVQFVPDRFEKTYLHWMENIRDWCISRQLWWGHRIPAWYHKETKEVYVGLEAPEDIENWEQDNDVLDTWFSSALWPFSTMGWPDADSEDFKRYYPTNLLVTGYDIIFFWVSRMIFQGLEFTGEKPFKDVLIHGLIRDEQGRKMSKSLGNGIDPMEVIDKYGADSLRYFLATGSSPGQDLRFSFEKVESTWNFANKIWNASRFALMNMDGLTYDELDLTGEKSVADQWILTRLNETIESVTQLADKYEFGEVGRHLYNFIWDDFCDWYIEMAKLPLYGEDEAAKKTTRSILAYVLDQTMRLLHPFMPFLTEEIWQHLPHEGESITVAKWPEVKPELSNEQASADMKLLVELIRSVRNIRSEVNTPMSKQVELYIKASTSDVQERLEKNRSYIERFTNPSVLEIGTDVPASDKAMTAVISGAELILPLEGLINLDEEIARLQKELDKLTKEVERVQKKLGNEGFMKKAPESVVEEEREKERDYVAKREAVQKRIEELKA
- the ysxE gene encoding spore coat protein YsxE encodes the protein MDEIQSVLYEYGLEAEYIEPVSPAVVKVYTKQGVFALKRVKANRQMQFTEQMLELESKGYRSFVPIYRTKSGSFFSSHRESQYAYYLMPWLTNEKREEQDDKHEYLFQEIARLHKRTEVMMDITEQEIEAHYTQIKAKWETEKDMYERFIERAEQTWYMSPFELAAAMYFSEAMSASEFALERLEDWHEEMKDQETTRVVLNHGQLSIHHFLYNDVGTGHFTNFERSKKAAPIYDLLTFYFRTFKTYPTSCPECTSLFYTYQKGNPLREEELHLFLSYLAYPQGLFDTVKAYEAGGQDEMESCQQLLRAYWQMKNSEPTVMKIHEIEQARRLEEEQNASSSAE
- a CDS encoding LysM peptidoglycan-binding domain-containing protein: MSQNNRLQFSVEESIYFKNGQEVSELLSISLDPDILVQEVNDYVSIRGSLELTGEYNINQEEQLGESSSYASYRQADEVKVREDGTAELLHQFPVDITIPKNKISHLNDVFVFIDAFDYQLTESRLLTIQADLAIEGLLDEETPRVPVEEPYEFVYRTEEEYGDVTYEYQAQPEHEEQEELQSDERQDYEEQAALQIEDVRTEQEDHEEEEEIEIEQLSMEEEEETEELEEREEPEEPEDQAEAVTLGYRSFPEAQVLEPPFFEPPKLLEEEERDETFFEVEVRKDPEAAEEQEETIPAYPAFEPPAYHMEPVQEERDDTYQIERLYEREEPKVYESAQEAEEPENEVRETSGSENSLYLTKLFAKQEEEDFSRMKICIVQQEDTVDRICERYQLNVQQLLRTNSLSVDAELEEGQVLYIPEYQKSNA